ATCGATCGCGGCCCCGAATGGCGCTCGTTCGACGGCGAGGAGACCGACCGCCGGCGGACGGGCGCGCCGCTGACCCGCTCGCGACACGATCGCGGGCTCTCCACGAAAATCGGCTACGGCTCCGGCTCGAGCGGCGAGTACAACTCGCGGTTGACCGGGCGAAAGCGCCGGCAAATCGCCCGCCTTCGGCGCGAGCACAATCGAGCGCGGATCTCCTCGAAAGCCGACCGGAATCAGGTCTACGGCTTCACCGAGATTCGGCGGATCAACACCCATCTCTCGCTCTCGGAATCGGCCAGAGAACAGTCGTGCGCGCTCTTCGAGTCGGCCCAATCCGCGGGACTTCTTCAGGGACGATCGCTCGAGGGGTTTGCCGCTGCCGCAGTGTACGCGACCTGCCGAACGCGCTCGAACGCCCGGACGATTGACGAGATTACCGACGTCGCCCGCGCCGACGAGGACGAACTCACCGTCGCCTACGACGCGCTCAATCGCGAACTCGGGCTTCCGACGGGGCCGATCGATCCGACCCAGTACCTGCCGCGATACGCCTCGCAACTCGACCTCGAGACGGCGATCGAGAACCGGGCCCGCGAGTGCATCGCCGCGCTCCTCGAAGAGGGACTGATCGGCGGCCGCAACCCGAGCGGGGTCGCCGCGGCGTGTCTCTACAAGGCCGCCGGCGAACGCGAGGCGTGGCCGACGATCACGCAGGCCGACGCGGCCGCCGTCGCCGACGTCGCACCGGTGACGATCCGCACGACGGTGATGAATCTCAGAGAACTCTGAAGTGGCGATTGTTGGCGTCTCGAACTCGATTCGACGGCGGATTGCAGACGTCGATCGGCGCAGCTACGTCGTTCGGAGGGTATCCGTGCTCGGCTCGTAGACCTCGCCTTTCTGCTTGAGTTTCTCGATCTCGTGTTCGGCCTTGGACTGGTCCATGCCGACCTCCTCGGCCCGTTCCATGACGATGTCGACGGGCGCGCCGTCGTCATACTCCTCCTCAATGTCGCTGATCAGCTGTTTCAAGTTCTTGATCCGGTCGCGCTGGGACTTCGAGGTCCCTGCTTCGACGATGTCTGCGTCGAACTCGCCGGTTTCCGGATCGACGCCGATGTCCTGTAGGCACGAGCGGACGATCTCGACGGAGCGCTCGGCGTCGCGCTGCTCGACCGTGTCCGACAACCGAACGCGGGCGCTCGCCTCCGCCAGTCGGACCAGCGCCTCGAGTTTCCGCGCCGTAACGGGTACGGCGGCGTCCTCGTCGGTCCCCCGCGAGCGGAGGTCGACGTAGAAATCCCGAATCGTCTCCTGGGCTTCCTCGGTCATCCGCGGGTGGCAGTTCTGCTTGGCGAACGCGATGTACTTGCGCAGGAGTTCGGCGTCGATCGCCGGATCGACCTGTTCGGTCATCTCGTCGATCTCCTCGCTCGAGATGTCGAGCGAGTTCATCTCCTCGCGCTGGGTGGTTAGCTCGCCGGCGTAGTTCGTGGTGATGATGTGCTCCGCGAGGTTACGGTCCTTCTCCTCGTCGGGTTGGTCGGTGACCGTAAAGATCAGGTCGAACCGGGAGATGAGCGCCGGCTCGAGGTCGATCTGCTCGCCGATCGGCTCGTACTGGTCGAACCGGCCGTACTTGGGGTTGGCCGCACCGAGCAGCGAGCAGCGGGACTTCAGCGTCGCGTTGATACCGGCCTTGGAGACCGAGATCTTCTGCTGCTCGAGGGCCTCGTGCATGGCACTGCGGTCTTCGCTTCGCATCTTGTCGAGCTCGTCGACCGCGGCGATCCCCTGGTCGGCGAGGACGAGCGCGCCGGCCTCGAGGGTCCACTGCTGACCGTCGCCGAAGTCGTCGCGAACGGCGGCGGCCGTGAGACCGGCCGATGATGACCCCTTCCCAGAGGTGTAGACGGATCGGGGCGCGATGTTCTGGATGTACCCTAGCATCTGGGAGTTGTGTGAGATGACGCCCTCCGAGACGTAGTTGTGCGTTCCCTCGATCTCGAGGTCGTAGACCCAATCGTAGTCGGGTTTGACTCTGTCGATAGATTCAATCCGTTCCCAATAGACGTCACCGTCTACGAACTGCTCGAGAGCAGCGATACTCGCTTCTACGGATCCACCGTCAGCTATGGCGCTATCCTCGCCTTGGTTAGCCTTTGCTGGTAGCGCATCTTTAAACGCTGAGACGATCTCTCGGAGACTCTGTCGACTCGGATTTCTCGATCCGCGTTCGTAGTGCTGATACGTCGATCGAGGTAGCCCACACTCTGCCTGTGTTAGCGATAAGGATTCGCGAATCTGCCGCAGGTCTGAACCCAGTCCCGGGACGATATCGAGATTCGTATTTCCGGTTGTGTCCGCGTACGCTAATGCCGCCTCCTGTTTTCGCTCAGTTACGAATCCGATTCGAGAGACGTACTTCTCGAAGTCGCCTCCGCTTATCCTGAGTCGATAGCTGCCATTCTGTCGCTCGTGAGTCTGCGAGCGGATTCCGATCGAGAGGAGCAACGTTCGGACGTTTTCGAGTAACTCGCGGCTCATCGAAGCGACCGAAATCTCTCGCTGAGACTCCGAAACATGCCCTTCCCCTTCGATAAAGGCCTTGAGGAATTCTGACTTCGTCGATTCAGAGGCCTTGAAGATTGCATCTGGGACGCATTGTTCGTCGGACGACTGAAGAATACATGGTTCGAGTGCTTCGAGGAAGCTCGCGAACTCTCCTGCCGAACACAGCAGTTCGCGAGCATCCTTCGATTCGTGTGGACCTCGTTCCGTCGTGTTGAGGTCCAACTTCTCAAGCGCCTCCGCTGCGTCGTCCAATACTGCTCTATCGTTGTTCGTAATCGAGACAAATCCGGTATTATCGTCCCGCTGTTCGACGTATCCTTCCGCAACGATATACCCGACGAGTCGGGCTAACGATGGAGTCCATTCGGACGGGAGCTCGAGTTGTACCGCATTACGCGACTGAGATCGGCGGAAATCAATATCGATGGAGTTGTCTCCCTTCGTTGGTAGGGATCGCGGCGCAGCAATAAACTGTCCGTCAGTGAGTTCCTCGGCGACGACCGGCTTGAACTGACCGTCACGCTGTACGAACAGCGGATGCGACGGCGTCACCTCGAGTTCTCGTCCGCTCGAGGTCTGAATCCGATACATCTGTTCGGGCGCTTCGCGTTTCCAGACCGTTGTCGCCCGCTGTAGGGCGACCGATCCGTCGTCCTGTAAGGAGGGAACCTCGAGATCGATCTTGTCGTACCAGCCGTCGTCGATCGGCTTCGGATCATCGAGATTCGATTCGACGAGATCACGGATCGGAACGTCCTGTCCGTCCGCGAGTGTGACCTTCGTATCTCCGCGGACACACTTACCGGTACCGGGGTCCCCGATAAGCAGCATGTGCAGGTCGCCGCGAATCCGCGAGCCGTCGGGCAACTGTTTCGTAACACCGGAGAACAACTGGAGGATCATCGCGAGCTTCTCCTGTTCGTAGCCGTAGATGGAGGGCGCGATGGAGGCGATCATCTCGTCGTAGACGTCGTCCTGATTGGAGATCTCGTAGATCTCCTTCTTGTCCTCGTCGGTGATGTCCATGTCCTCGAACTGCTCCTCGTCGATGTCGACGGACATCCCCTCCATATAGAAGTCGAAGACCGGCGACTTCTCCTGCTGGTCGCCCTGCTGCTCGAGGCGGAGGACGCCGGTCGCGGAGACGTGGTCGCCGGGGGTCACTTCGCCGGTGATGTCGTCCTCGACGTGGACGTCCAGCGACTGGGGCGTCTCGCCGCCGCGCAGGCCCTCGGGGCTCTCCTGAATGCGGAGCTTCTGGGAGTCGACGAACTCCGACTGGTCGAAGTTCACGCGGAAGGGGCCCTGTCGCTCACAGCCCTGACACTCGTGGGGTTCCTGGAAGTCGCCGCTCGATTGCGGGACGCGGGTGAGGGTGCCACAGAGCTGGCACTCGAAGGCGGCCTCCTCGATCTTCGGGCGGACGTCGGTGGCTTTCCGGACGATGCCTCGAACCTGCACGAGCGAGTTCATGTCCCGGGCGCGGATCTCCCGGATTTCGGGGGATTCGGTCTCCTGGAGGTTCCGAATCCGGACGTGAGCCTGGCCGAGGCTGACGTCGATCGGGAGGTCGTACAGTCGCAGCGCCTCCTCGGCGTAACGCTGGAGCTGTTCGGGCTGGGCGAGGAAGTCGTCCGCGAGGTCGGGATCGTAGCGATAGAGATCCTGCCAGTCGACG
This genomic window from Haloterrigena salifodinae contains:
- a CDS encoding transcription initiation factor IIB — encoded protein: MVNTDLAPVCPECDGRLRTRGTETICEECGLVSSEDAIDRGPEWRSFDGEETDRRRTGAPLTRSRHDRGLSTKIGYGSGSSGEYNSRLTGRKRRQIARLRREHNRARISSKADRNQVYGFTEIRRINTHLSLSESAREQSCALFESAQSAGLLQGRSLEGFAAAAVYATCRTRSNARTIDEITDVARADEDELTVAYDALNRELGLPTGPIDPTQYLPRYASQLDLETAIENRARECIAALLEEGLIGGRNPSGVAAACLYKAAGEREAWPTITQADAAAVADVAPVTIRTTVMNLREL
- a CDS encoding LAGLIDADG family homing endonuclease, with the protein product MAQAGNSELVDSFEQFFRNYYDNEIKQLAQQYPNEQRSLHVDWQDLYRYDPDLADDFLAQPEQLQRYAEEALRLYDLPIDVSLGQAHVRIRNLQETESPEIREIRARDMNSLVQVRGIVRKATDVRPKIEEAAFECQLCGTLTRVPQSSGDFQEPHECQGCERQGPFRVNFDQSEFVDSQKLRIQESPEGLRGGETPQSLDVHVEDDITGEVTPGDHVSATGVLRLEQQGDQQEKSPVFDFYMEGMSVDIDEEQFEDMDITDEDKKEIYEISNQDDVYDEMIASIAPSIYGYEQEKLAMILQLFSGVTKQLPDGSRIRGDLHMLLIGDPGTGKCVRGDTKVTLADGQDVPIRDLVESNLDDPKPIDDGWYDKIDLEVPSLQDDGSVALQRATTVWKREAPEQMYRIQTSSGRELEVTPSHPLFVQRDGQFKPVVAEELTDGQFIAAPRSLPTKGDNSIDIDFRRSQSRNAVQLELPSEWTPSLARLVGYIVAEGYVEQRDDNTGFVSITNNDRAVLDDAAEALEKLDLNTTERGPHESKDARELLCSAGEFASFLEALEPCILQSSDEQCVPDAIFKASESTKSEFLKAFIEGEGHVSESQREISVASMSRELLENVRTLLLSIGIRSQTHERQNGSYRLRISGGDFEKYVSRIGFVTERKQEAALAYADTTGNTNLDIVPGLGSDLRQIRESLSLTQAECGLPRSTYQHYERGSRNPSRQSLREIVSAFKDALPAKANQGEDSAIADGGSVEASIAALEQFVDGDVYWERIESIDRVKPDYDWVYDLEIEGTHNYVSEGVISHNSQMLGYIQNIAPRSVYTSGKGSSSAGLTAAAVRDDFGDGQQWTLEAGALVLADQGIAAVDELDKMRSEDRSAMHEALEQQKISVSKAGINATLKSRCSLLGAANPKYGRFDQYEPIGEQIDLEPALISRFDLIFTVTDQPDEEKDRNLAEHIITTNYAGELTTQREEMNSLDISSEEIDEMTEQVDPAIDAELLRKYIAFAKQNCHPRMTEEAQETIRDFYVDLRSRGTDEDAAVPVTARKLEALVRLAEASARVRLSDTVEQRDAERSVEIVRSCLQDIGVDPETGEFDADIVEAGTSKSQRDRIKNLKQLISDIEEEYDDGAPVDIVMERAEEVGMDQSKAEHEIEKLKQKGEVYEPSTDTLRTT